Genomic segment of Nostoc sp. TCL240-02:
GAGTAAAGATTATAAGCAATTTTCAATATATGTTGCATTTCTTCTTGGTATTCTGCCTGAAGAAATTCAATAATTACCCGATGTAAGTCATAAATTTTTTCACACTTTTCTTCGTCATAACTTTCTTGTACCAAACTGCTCTTGATTAAGCATTCTACAATCTGTTCAGTTTGACTAATATTTTTAATATTTGTCAACTCAGCAGGCTTTTCTATATCTATTGCTATTAAAGGTGAGAAATATATATCCCAATCATAACCATCAATTAATAAAAACTTTGCTACATCATCAAAAGTCGTCCCTTCATGTACCTTGAAATACATTATACATTCATAAGGACACCTCTTACTATTCTCTGATTTTGTGGGTAAACTGCGGCAATTAACACCCAGCGCATCTAAAAGTTTTACAGCTAAACTAGTTTTGCCAATACCGCCTTGCCCAACGAGTACCAATACTTTAAGTAGATTTTCTGAGTGTAATAATTTTACTTGCAACTGATTAATGAGTTCATCTCGCCCCTTCCATATAGGTACTTCTGGAATAGTTGGATTTATTACAACCTTTGGTGTTTGTAATTTTGGTAAGTCTGTACCATACAAAGCTTGGATATCGTCATGTATACGTGAGCGCACTTGCTGAACTAACGCATCAACTGAGTTAGACGTTACTAATCAGTCTTTTTTTTAAAACAGGAGTCAGTTCTTCAGGAATTCCTTCTAAGGCGATCGCATTACAGCCGAATTCGTAAGCATCCTCATACGACCGACCCGCACCAAGCGCGTCGTAAAAACCAACTGCAAACTTAAGTGCTGCGTCATCGCTAATTTCATCGCTCATGCCAACCACATAATTAATATGCTGGGAAATAACCTGTGCTTGCACTTCGGCATAACAAGCATTTAGCACAACGCATTCTACACCTTCCTTAGCAAACAACTTAAATAAGCTGGCCAAAGCATTAGTTGGCACAAGTTGTGCGTTGCCTGCATCGTTTTCCAAGACTAATCCTTGATCACCAGAACCATGCCCACAGAAGTAAACAATTTGTGGGTTAAAGTCTAACAATGCACGGCGCAAATCATTCGTGCGAACAGCCCAACGTTGCTGCAATGAAAACTTTTCTCTCTGCTGCGCCCGTCGTAAGCCTTCATCAATTTCTCGCACTTCTTTGTCTAAACGCAATCTTGCTGTGTAAGTAGGGCTGGATGCAAGAATTAATATTGTGCGCTTCACAGGTTGGCTTATTATGCCGGAATGGTTATTTTGTGTAATGTTGCCAACAGTTATATTACCACCAACTTGGATATTGCCACCAAAAATACTTTGTTGAGAATTAGAACTATTATCTTGCGTTGAAGCTTTTGGGTGATTGGAAGAATTATCAGTTTTGCTGGCAGTTCCATATCGCAATTTGATATCATACCTTGGCACTGGATTATTTTTATCGCCCCAACGAGCATCCGCAGACCATGCACCATCAGCTTTTTCTTTTTTGCGTGTCTCAACCGTCATGACTCCGCTTTCTGGGTCAAGAGTTAGCAAGTTGTACTGAAGTGGTATACCTGTAACCTGCTCCTTAGCAGGTGCGCCAAAAGTTCCAGCAGCAATAATTTTGAGACCACGCCGTGCATCGTACTGAAAATTATCGTCTTTTGCTTCATGGATGTGTCCGTGAATACCAACTTGGAAACCATTAACTGCTAACTGTTCTAGAAAAGCTGTATTTTTTATTGACTCAGAACTATGAACAGGGTGATGCCAAACAGCGATCTTCAGCCAGTCATCGTAGTTTCCCGTAAGAATTTGATCTAGGGCATTAGCGATCGCATTGGGATGGATACCAGCCCGATCTTTGTACTCGTGATCGATTTCCCAACAGGAATTAAGCCCTAGAAAGAGAATTTTATCTTCTGTGCAGAGGTGAATAATTGCTTGCTGGTCGTATTCTTGGGGATAGTATTTACTATAAATTTTTTTATAGAAGCGATCGCTAAAGTAATCAAACCGTTTTTTGTACTCATTCTCATCACAAATTAATGCACCTGCACTACCTGCATCGGGAGCATCCAGTTTAGGCAGAAAGACTTAAATAGCAAGAAGCAAACCATTGAGATAAGCACAACGAACGGAAAGGATTTGGTTGACACTTTCAACATTCCACTGTGCGCCGGAAATTTTAATCCTTGCTCCAATCTGTTTAATAGCAGACTCAACAGATCCAGAACCAATAGAACACAGTTGTTCAGTTTGGTAATAGCTGTAGTTAATAATGCCAGAGCGATGCTTTTGGAGATAAGCGATAAACTTCTTAACTTGTTTGCCTCGGCAATTATTAAATAAAGCCTGAATTGGCTCTATCTGACCTTGCCACAATAAACTCTCAGCAGCTTTGAGACGCTTTAAAGAACCACCAATTTTATAAAGATTTTCCTTGAGGTGATACCAATCCAAAATTTCCCAACGTTCAAATTGTTCAGTTCCAAACTCTTTAACTAAATTCCAAACTCCATCATGGCCATCTCCCAAGCAAACAAGTGGATTCACCAAACATTGGCTATTGACGTAATCAATTAATGATTGGTTGTCATCAAAGAATGCACCATAGTAAATCCCTTGCAGACGAACGGTTTTATAGTCTCGCCAGTGACAACCTACTTGAGGTTTCCCTCGTAGTCGAACTTTTCCGCCACACTCACTTCTGATACAGGTTGTAATGCTACGGGTAGTTGAAAATCTTGCTTGAGAACTAGATTTTGTTGCGTTGTATGACCAACCTTCACTCCTGTCAATGCCTCAATTTCGATTTCTGCTTTTTGGTATGATTCATTAGCTGATAGCCTCAAACAGCACTTTTGAAGTCATGGACTTAATCGACTCCTTGGCTTCAAACCCAGTCTCTGTATCTGTTTAGCTTTTAATTTCAGTTCCCCAACCAAGCTTTTGATTTTCCTAGTTTTACCGATTTTTGTTTTTGTTGTTTGTTCGATAAAAAAAGGGCCATTTCTGGGCCGACATATTCCAATATTTGACTACGAACTGTTTTTTCTATACCTTCGAGGTCTATTAACTGACTTTTATCAGCTTCCGAGTACAGCAATGTTGACAGTTCTTGTAAGCACGCTTTGATCCGTTCTTGTTTCTGTTGGCTCATAGTCAGCGATTGCACAGGGTTATTTCCTTTTATATTTTCCCACAAATGCTAAATCTTCCAAAACTGGATGCTCCCAGAAATTTCATGTTTTTTGAGTTGTTGCCACTCTAGCTCAATTCTATTCATCTCTGAACAATATGCAGGTAGAAAGAAAATATATAACC
This window contains:
- a CDS encoding CHAT domain-containing protein → MTVETRKKEKADGAWSADARWGDKNNPVPRYDIKLRYGTASKTDNSSNHPKASTQDNSSNSQQSIFGGNIQVGGNITVGNITQNNHSGIISQPVKRTILILASSPTYTARLRLDKEVREIDEGLRRAQQREKFSLQQRWAVRTNDLRRALLDFNPQIVYFCGHGSGDQGLVLENDAGNAQLVPTNALASLFKLFAKEGVECVVLNACYAEVQAQVISQHINYVVGMSDEISDDAALKFAVGFYDALGAGRSYEDAYEFGCNAIALEGIPEELTPVLKKRLISNV